In Patescibacteria group bacterium, a single window of DNA contains:
- a CDS encoding thioredoxin family protein, giving the protein MAKIVMYHGQDCPHCQAMMPLIDKVQKELNVEIEKKEVWQNDENAAEMQKDTVTIKKACGGEMGVPVFINMDTKDCTCGELNYEKLKQWIQKQQK; this is encoded by the coding sequence ATGGCAAAAATAGTTATGTATCATGGACAAGATTGTCCACATTGCCAGGCAATGATGCCATTGATTGATAAAGTACAAAAAGAATTAAATGTAGAAATAGAAAAAAAAGAAGTTTGGCAAAATGATGAAAATGCAGCGGAGATGCAAAAGGATACTGTAACGATAAAAAAAGCTTGTGGAGGAGAGATGGGTGTTCCTGTTTTTATAAATATGGACACAAAAGATTGTACATGCGGAGAGCTTAATTATGAAAAATTAAAACAATGGATACAAAAACAACAAAAATAA
- the lgt gene encoding prolipoprotein diacylglyceryl transferase, translated as MIPYFTLEYINLGPVKIFVWGLFQAFAFLLAWYFANRLAKEKKINTDHILNLVLLSLIGGFVGGRIFYLIQYHNEFKNFWDIFKVWEGGMVFYGGLILAFILDLIYIFKQKLNFWKVVDVISLAMSFGLFVGRIGCFLIHDHLGIVMKNVRFFGINMGNGVVRHETAMYESLLCLLFFVIFWLLRKKIKTDGVIFASFLIWYSFFRFLIIDMFRNFDVRYFNLTISQWISILVAVIGLIILIKLKLKNNKKNMNEERSGKSSAMFMPLAIVIAGAIIAGAIIFSNKGNDVGNEVKGEAKQVVNTNEEAVVDVSTDDDPIKGDKNAKITIVEFSDFECPFCEKAEPTLKKILDTYSGKVKLVYRDFPLAMHKDAQKAAEASQCANDQGKYWEYHDKLYANQKALTVADLKKYAGDLKLDTVKFNQCLDSNKFADEVKKDLADGEAVGVDGTPAFFINGRKIVGAQPFEAFKQIIDEELKSL; from the coding sequence ATGATTCCTTATTTTACTCTTGAATACATAAATTTAGGGCCAGTTAAAATATTTGTGTGGGGCTTGTTTCAAGCCTTTGCTTTTTTATTGGCTTGGTATTTTGCAAACAGATTAGCAAAAGAAAAAAAGATAAATACCGATCATATTTTAAATTTGGTTTTGTTAAGTTTAATTGGCGGATTTGTGGGCGGAAGAATTTTTTATTTAATTCAATACCATAATGAATTTAAAAATTTTTGGGATATTTTTAAAGTTTGGGAAGGTGGAATGGTTTTTTATGGCGGATTGATTTTGGCATTTATTTTAGATTTAATTTATATATTCAAACAGAAACTAAATTTTTGGAAAGTTGTAGATGTCATTTCTTTGGCAATGTCGTTTGGATTGTTTGTTGGTAGAATTGGTTGTTTTTTGATTCATGATCATTTAGGCATTGTAATGAAAAATGTGCGTTTTTTTGGGATTAATATGGGTAATGGTGTTGTTAGACACGAGACTGCGATGTATGAATCATTATTATGTTTATTATTTTTTGTGATATTTTGGTTGTTAAGAAAAAAAATAAAGACAGATGGCGTAATTTTTGCGAGCTTTTTAATTTGGTATTCTTTTTTCAGATTTTTAATTATTGACATGTTTAGAAATTTTGATGTAAGATACTTTAATCTAACGATTTCTCAATGGATATCAATTCTAGTCGCAGTGATTGGTTTAATTATTTTAATTAAGTTAAAACTAAAAAATAATAAAAAAAATATGAATGAAGAAAGATCAGGAAAATCTAGTGCAATGTTTATGCCTTTGGCAATTGTAATTGCAGGAGCAATAATTGCGGGTGCAATAATTTTTAGTAATAAAGGTAATGATGTTGGCAATGAAGTAAAAGGCGAGGCAAAACAAGTTGTAAATACTAATGAGGAAGCAGTTGTTGATGTAAGTACTGATGATGATCCAATAAAAGGAGATAAAAACGCAAAAATAACAATTGTTGAATTTTCTGATTTTGAATGTCCATTTTGTGAAAAAGCTGAACCTACTTTAAAAAAGATTTTGGATACATATAGTGGCAAGGTGAAATTGGTATATCGAGATTTTCCTTTGGCAATGCATAAGGATGCACAAAAAGCAGCTGAAGCTTCACAATGCGCGAATGATCAAGGAAAATATTGGGAATATCATGATAAATTATATGCTAATCAGAAAGCTTTGACAGTCGCGGATTTGAAAAAATATGCTGGCGATTTAAAATTAGATACAGTAAAATTTAATCAATGTTTAGATAGCAATAAATTTGCTGATGAAGTTAAAAAAGATTTAGCTGATGGCGAGGCAGTAGGTGTAGATGGAACTCCAGCATTCTTTATTAATGGTAGAAAAATTGTTGGTGCACAACCATTTGAAGCATTTAAACAGATTATTGATGAGGAGCTGAAATCACTCTAA
- a CDS encoding cytochrome c biogenesis protein CcdA produces MKYFRKISVFILLITSYCLLVTNQVLAAEATCKAQKIVIFGCDVGQMLHLNAEQLTLPIVIVAGLIDGINPCAIGLIILLLGYLIIFVHPEEKDNGKKFKEILKIGGIYIVTVFLTYLLVGIFFYKFIDILVTMPYFGDISLYLKYVLAFFIILAGLINIKDFWWHGQGFSLEVSQKRRWMLTKFVEKASIPSTIILGILVTLFEMPCSLPLYVGSVSIIHDNLGIVKIVFYLILYNLLFVLPLVAIWVLVLAGRKIAVLKEWQESKLRTLKLIMGITLVIMGIILVLL; encoded by the coding sequence ATGAAATATTTTAGAAAAATCAGTGTTTTTATTTTGCTAATTACTAGTTACTGTTTGCTAGTTACTAACCAAGTTTTGGCTGCGGAAGCGACTTGTAAAGCGCAAAAAATTGTTATTTTTGGTTGTGATGTCGGACAAATGTTGCATTTGAATGCCGAACAATTAACTTTGCCTATTGTGATAGTTGCTGGATTGATTGATGGCATAAATCCATGCGCGATTGGATTGATAATTTTGCTTTTAGGCTATTTAATTATTTTTGTTCATCCTGAAGAAAAAGATAATGGCAAAAAGTTTAAAGAAATTCTTAAAATTGGCGGAATTTACATTGTGACTGTTTTTTTGACTTATCTTTTAGTTGGAATATTTTTCTACAAGTTCATTGATATTTTGGTGACAATGCCTTATTTTGGCGATATTTCTTTATATCTAAAATATGTATTGGCATTTTTTATAATTTTAGCAGGTCTTATTAATATCAAAGATTTTTGGTGGCATGGTCAGGGTTTTTCTTTGGAAGTATCACAAAAAAGAAGATGGATGTTAACGAAATTTGTGGAAAAGGCGAGCATTCCATCAACAATTATTTTAGGAATTTTGGTAACGTTATTTGAAATGCCATGTTCTTTGCCTTTGTATGTTGGATCAGTTTCGATCATACATGATAATTTAGGAATTGTAAAAATTGTTTTTTATCTGATACTTTATAATTTGTTATTTGTTTTGCCGTTAGTTGCGATTTGGGTTTTGGTTTTGGCTGGCAGGAAAATTGCAGTTTTAAAAGAATGGCAGGAATCAAAACTTCGAACATTGAAGCTGATTATGGGAATTACTCTTGTAATAATGGGGATAATATTGGTATTGCTATAG
- a CDS encoding FAD-dependent oxidoreductase: MIYDLIIIGGGPAALSAGIYSARKELKTLILCKEIGGQVKEAWEIENYLGLGKIKGTDFAKKMREHISLFENILVKENALVNKIDKENENFKVATNAESFLGKTVLIASGSKPKRLGVQNEGKFVGKGVSYCATCDAPMFKDKNVVVVGGGNAALDATNELSMIAKFVYILDIGKEFIADKFLSEKVLKNKNVKEIHNSKIVEFIGNEKGFVKEIIYEDLNSKKKNKLEVEGVFVEIGSMPALVKQAIKLNEKSEIVVDEKNMTTEPGIFAAGDVTNTKYKQIAISVGEGAKAGLAIYEYLNR; encoded by the coding sequence ATGATATATGATTTGATTATAATTGGCGGCGGACCAGCTGCTTTGTCAGCTGGAATTTATTCTGCGCGCAAAGAATTGAAAACATTAATTTTATGCAAAGAAATTGGCGGGCAAGTGAAAGAAGCTTGGGAGATAGAAAATTATTTAGGATTAGGAAAAATAAAAGGAACTGATTTTGCAAAAAAAATGCGAGAGCATATAAGTTTGTTTGAAAATATTTTGGTCAAAGAAAATGCTTTGGTTAACAAGATTGATAAAGAAAATGAAAATTTTAAAGTGGCAACAAATGCAGAATCTTTTTTGGGTAAAACTGTTTTGATTGCGTCAGGAAGCAAGCCAAAAAGATTGGGTGTACAGAATGAAGGAAAGTTTGTGGGCAAAGGCGTATCATATTGCGCGACTTGCGATGCGCCGATGTTTAAAGATAAAAATGTAGTAGTAGTTGGCGGAGGAAATGCGGCATTGGATGCAACAAATGAATTATCAATGATTGCAAAATTTGTTTATATTTTAGATATTGGCAAAGAATTTATTGCTGATAAATTTTTGTCAGAAAAAGTTTTGAAAAATAAAAATGTAAAAGAAATTCATAATTCAAAGATTGTTGAATTTATTGGCAATGAAAAAGGATTTGTAAAAGAAATTATTTATGAAGATTTGAATAGTAAAAAGAAAAATAAATTGGAAGTTGAAGGAGTATTCGTAGAAATTGGATCAATGCCGGCACTTGTAAAACAGGCAATAAAATTGAATGAAAAGAGCGAGATTGTTGTTGATGAAAAAAATATGACGACAGAGCCTGGAATTTTTGCGGCTGGAGATGTGACAAATACAAAGTATAAACAAATTGCGATTTCGGTTGGTGAAGGTGCAAAGGCTGGGTTGGCAATTTATGAATATTTAAATCGCTGA
- a CDS encoding ferredoxin-thioredoxin reductase catalytic domain-containing protein: MDTKTTKIIEVWKKLGNQQQVFKINPDSSKVEKLATGVLNNEEKHGLKFCPCRMKSGNAVEDLKLVCPCNFFVQKVWQEKGECWCGLFIKK; this comes from the coding sequence ATGGATACAAAAACAACAAAAATAATCGAAGTTTGGAAAAAATTGGGAAATCAACAACAAGTTTTTAAGATTAATCCAGATTCTTCAAAAGTTGAAAAATTGGCAACTGGTGTTTTGAATAATGAAGAAAAACATGGTTTGAAATTTTGTCCTTGCCGAATGAAAAGCGGAAATGCAGTTGAGGATTTGAAATTAGTTTGTCCTTGCAATTTTTTTGTACAAAAAGTATGGCAAGAAAAAGGAGAATGTTGGTGTGGTTTATTTATTAAAAAATAA
- a CDS encoding OPT/YSL family transporter produces the protein MAEEQKLGLPDNWKRKLNNGEKYVPVVSNNSSWRQSSSYAVILGFFMVVIFTGASAFLGVKIAQVPEASMTVALVAVALAKILKRNNSLLENVIIQSMASVSTGVAAGALFVLPAIYILELEISNVMMMFLQMFLAVGLGAFIGLLLMILLKRYYVVEQHGEYEFPEATATTEILVSGVSSGAESRAIWISLLVGYLVDFGNNYFGFWKSIFQTSYMPVLKGVAEKGKLLFNYDTSLAILGMGYLVGIRFALYMCVACMVGYYILVPCFAFGYSDLLPFIPDYLWMKISGGQAISHEAAMASASADDIFIVFVRPIGIGVFFMAGVIGIIKQFRKIVDSVKTSFKQTKLSSSETSEEHLRDLKMNLVLILLGITMLVFFGYIFGLVGLNVLIAVVVFFIAAALLIVFVPAAIMATVTMGNAPVSGMTIVTLVLACIALLALGFKGKDGMLVAALFGTFMCTALAFSSSFVTDLKIGYWLGATPAKQQALKLASTFVSVAVVIFAMHIINQEYGFVKSDAHQNPMPAPQANAMASIIKTFLGGGQAPWYLYGFGMAMAIILNWMGISALAVALGLYIPIEYNIPLLGGAIIAMIVSKQRKDDGDEKEKLAKERYDRGTLIGTGFVAGGSIAGITAGILKYILKYYGFDLPTWFFVHFLGYPALVNDNGEMVTYSLATNYDWSNWISLLIIVFSIWFFYWYTSKKTKTQKA, from the coding sequence ATGGCAGAAGAACAGAAGTTGGGTTTGCCAGATAATTGGAAGAGAAAGTTGAATAATGGCGAAAAGTATGTTCCGGTTGTTTCAAACAATTCTTCTTGGCGTCAGAGTTCTTCGTATGCAGTAATTCTTGGATTTTTCATGGTCGTGATTTTTACAGGAGCATCGGCATTTTTGGGTGTGAAGATTGCTCAGGTTCCTGAAGCTTCAATGACTGTGGCTCTTGTTGCTGTTGCATTGGCAAAGATTTTGAAGCGCAATAATTCGTTGCTTGAGAATGTGATTATCCAAAGTATGGCTTCAGTTTCGACTGGCGTTGCAGCTGGCGCGCTTTTTGTGCTTCCGGCAATCTATATTTTGGAGCTTGAAATTTCTAATGTAATGATGATGTTTTTGCAGATGTTTTTGGCAGTTGGATTGGGCGCTTTTATTGGACTGCTATTGATGATTTTGTTGAAGAGGTATTATGTTGTTGAACAGCATGGAGAATACGAATTTCCTGAAGCAACTGCAACCACTGAAATTCTTGTTTCTGGAGTGAGTAGTGGTGCAGAATCAAGGGCAATCTGGATCAGTCTTTTGGTTGGCTATCTGGTTGATTTTGGCAATAATTATTTTGGATTCTGGAAGTCCATTTTTCAGACATCGTACATGCCGGTATTGAAGGGTGTAGCAGAAAAGGGAAAGTTGCTTTTCAACTATGATACAAGCTTGGCAATTTTGGGCATGGGCTATCTCGTTGGAATCAGATTCGCTTTGTACATGTGTGTTGCTTGCATGGTTGGTTATTATATTTTGGTTCCTTGTTTTGCTTTTGGCTATTCTGACTTGTTGCCATTCATTCCAGATTATTTGTGGATGAAGATCTCAGGCGGACAGGCAATTTCTCATGAAGCGGCAATGGCGTCTGCTTCAGCTGATGATATCTTTATTGTTTTTGTTAGGCCAATCGGTATTGGTGTGTTTTTCATGGCTGGTGTGATTGGCATTATCAAGCAGTTTCGAAAGATTGTTGATTCGGTGAAGACGAGTTTCAAGCAGACGAAGCTTTCTTCAAGCGAAACTTCGGAAGAGCATTTGAGGGATTTGAAGATGAATCTGGTATTGATTCTTTTGGGAATTACGATGCTGGTGTTTTTTGGATATATTTTTGGTTTGGTAGGTTTGAATGTTCTGATTGCAGTTGTCGTTTTCTTTATTGCAGCTGCTTTGCTGATTGTTTTTGTGCCGGCAGCGATTATGGCAACCGTAACGATGGGTAATGCACCAGTTTCAGGAATGACTATCGTAACATTGGTCTTGGCATGTATTGCATTGCTGGCTCTTGGTTTCAAGGGCAAGGATGGAATGCTTGTTGCAGCATTGTTTGGAACATTCATGTGCACTGCGTTGGCGTTTTCTTCAAGCTTTGTGACTGATCTGAAGATTGGCTACTGGCTTGGAGCAACTCCTGCAAAACAGCAGGCACTGAAGTTAGCATCAACTTTTGTTTCAGTAGCAGTGGTAATTTTTGCAATGCATATTATCAATCAAGAGTATGGATTTGTGAAGAGCGATGCTCATCAGAATCCAATGCCAGCGCCTCAGGCAAATGCAATGGCAAGTATTATCAAGACTTTTTTGGGTGGTGGGCAAGCGCCTTGGTATTTGTATGGCTTTGGAATGGCGATGGCAATTATCTTGAACTGGATGGGAATTTCGGCTCTGGCTGTAGCTTTGGGCTTGTATATTCCAATTGAATACAATATTCCATTGCTTGGTGGCGCAATTATTGCAATGATTGTTTCAAAACAGCGTAAAGATGATGGCGATGAAAAAGAAAAACTGGCAAAGGAAAGGTATGATCGAGGTACTTTGATTGGAACTGGCTTTGTAGCAGGAGGTTCCATTGCTGGAATTACAGCTGGAATTTTGAAGTATATTTTGAAGTATTACGGATTTGATCTTCCGACTTGGTTCTTTGTTCATTTCTTGGGATATCCGGCGTTGGTGAATGATAATGGTGAAATGGTAACTTATAGTTTGGCAACGAACTATGATTGGTCGAATTGGATCAGTCTGTTGATTATTGTATTTTCAATTTGGTTCTTTTATTGGTACACTTCGAAAAAGACGAAGACACAAAAAGCATAA
- a CDS encoding choice-of-anchor D domain-containing protein, which produces MKKLLLILYGALLFVLPAIVWARPYAYVTNADDNSVSVIDTATNSVIKTIGAGNFSLGVGITPDRTKVYITNAFGNSISVINTTTLEVVKTISLVDQPYGIVFNPSGTKGYVSLGNLSGYVSVINVATDEQEALITVGNSPAGLTINPLGTKLYVANFNGGDVSVIDLNSNTVIKTISGVGNFLHDAVINSAGTRLYVASFDGSSNGYVAVIDTVNDLYLTSISMGAGTDTTGLALNPLGSLLYATNILTDEVKIVDTTNNSVIGSITVGDAPWGISSNYLGTRVYVVNQDSKNISVIDVSTNTVIDTISVGNRPYAVGTFLEQQPIISVSESDLSFERTLASEERIENITVFNYGTVNLNLNQISSTDDEFVLENDNCSNESIIPQGTCTFDVVFRPQTSGSKTASLTITSNDPDHITTLINLSGASIYADRFVTKRPKSKQVLIEKNKNLYAKNLTLKFKKYPKKLKKVKYYLQIRKYKKYLNPAQSSEIFLKKYIKLNNNFYNYSGKNYKIKFKFKYSQKEFKALKKRNKLVKEKNLRLKYYDGLEWKNLKAELSTKNNTLIKYYTNLDNANYYFGIGIK; this is translated from the coding sequence ATGAAAAAGCTACTATTAATTCTCTATGGGGCTCTCTTATTTGTCTTACCAGCGATTGTCTGGGCGAGACCTTATGCTTACGTTACGAATGCTGATGATAATAGCGTTTCAGTTATCGATACAGCAACTAATAGTGTGATAAAGACTATTGGTGCAGGAAATTTTTCTTTAGGCGTTGGAATTACGCCAGATCGGACTAAAGTTTATATTACTAATGCTTTTGGTAATAGTATTTCAGTAATTAATACTACGACTTTAGAAGTAGTTAAGACAATATCTTTAGTTGATCAGCCTTATGGAATTGTTTTTAATCCATCTGGGACAAAAGGCTATGTGTCATTAGGAAATTTGTCCGGGTATGTTTCAGTTATAAATGTAGCAACAGATGAGCAAGAGGCTTTAATAACTGTTGGAAATAGTCCGGCGGGATTAACAATTAATCCGTTGGGAACAAAATTATATGTTGCGAATTTTAATGGAGGCGATGTTTCAGTTATTGATTTGAATTCTAATACCGTAATAAAAACAATAAGCGGAGTTGGAAATTTTCTTCATGATGCAGTGATTAATTCGGCTGGGACTAGATTATATGTTGCATCATTTGATGGATCGAGCAATGGATATGTTGCAGTAATTGATACTGTTAATGATTTGTATCTTACTTCTATTAGTATGGGAGCTGGTACTGATACAACCGGATTAGCTTTGAATCCGTTGGGCAGTTTGCTATATGCAACTAATATTTTAACTGATGAAGTCAAAATAGTTGATACAACTAATAATTCAGTAATTGGATCTATAACTGTTGGCGATGCTCCATGGGGAATATCATCAAATTATTTAGGTACTAGAGTTTATGTTGTAAATCAAGATTCTAAGAATATATCAGTGATTGATGTGTCAACTAATACTGTTATTGATACAATTTCCGTTGGAAATAGGCCTTATGCAGTAGGAACTTTTTTAGAACAGCAACCAATTATTTCTGTTTCTGAATCTGATTTAAGTTTTGAGAGAACTTTAGCTAGCGAGGAGAGAATAGAAAATATTACAGTCTTCAATTATGGGACAGTTAATTTGAATTTAAATCAAATATCTTCAACTGATGATGAATTTGTATTAGAAAATGATAATTGTTCAAACGAATCAATAATACCGCAAGGGACTTGTACTTTTGATGTCGTTTTTAGACCACAAACTTCAGGTTCAAAAACTGCTAGTTTAACGATAACATCTAATGATCCAGATCATATTACAACTTTGATAAATTTGAGCGGTGCTAGTATTTATGCGGATCGTTTTGTTACTAAGCGACCAAAATCTAAGCAAGTGCTAATTGAGAAAAACAAAAATCTTTATGCAAAAAATTTAACTTTGAAATTTAAAAAATATCCAAAAAAATTAAAAAAAGTAAAATATTATTTGCAAATTAGAAAATATAAAAAATATTTAAATCCAGCTCAATCGTCAGAGATATTTTTGAAAAAATATATTAAACTAAATAATAATTTTTATAATTATAGTGGTAAAAATTATAAAATTAAGTTTAAATTTAAGTATAGCCAAAAAGAATTTAAAGCTTTGAAGAAAAGAAATAAGCTTGTTAAAGAAAAAAACTTGAGATTAAAGTATTATGATGGTTTGGAATGGAAAAATTTAAAGGCAGAATTATCAACTAAAAATAATACTCTAATCAAATATTATACAAACTTAGATAATGCTAATTATTATTTTGGTATTGGTATTAAATAA